The DNA segment ATTCACCGGCGCGACCCGACAGCGCCAGGGCCATTTCGAGCTCGCCGACGGCGGCACCATCTTCCTCGACGAGGTCGGCGAACTGCCGCTGGATGCCCAGGTCAAGCTGCTGCGCGTGTTGCAGGAACACGAGATCAGCCGCCTCGGTTCGGAGAGCGCCATCAAGGTCGACGTGCGTGTGATCGCCGCGACCAACCGCGACCTGGTCGAGATGGTCGAGGCCGGGACCTTCCGCATGGATCTGTTCTACCGCCTAAACGTGTTTCCGCTGACCATACCGCCGTTGCGCGAGCGTCGCGAAGACATCCCTCTGCTGGTGGCCAAATTCCTCGCGGACCAGTCGCGCGCCCTGGGCCGCAACTTCAACCGGGTCGCCGAGGACGGCATGCGCCTGCTGATGTCTTATCACTGGCCGGGCAACATCCGCGAACTGCAGAACGTGATCGAAAGGGCGGCCATTCTGGCGCGCGACCAGGTGGTGCCGATCGCGCCCCACCTGGTCTACTCGGGTATCAACGCGCCCAACGACCTGGGGGAGACGGCCGCCCCTGAAGCCGGGCCGGCCGATGAATTCGTCAGCCTCGCGGACAACGAGGCGCGCTACATCCGCCAGGTGCTGCGGCATACCGACGGAATGATCGCCGGTAAGGGCGGTGCCGCGGACGTGCTCGGCCTGCCGGCGAGCACCCTGCGGTCGCGAATGAAAAAGCTCGGCATCGAGCGCGCCGACTGACCCCGTTCTGCGGCGGATTAGCGTCGCCGCGGTTCCGCGGTAAAATCGAATCTTCAGCACCCCTGCAAGGAATCCGACATGACACAGTGCTCGCAGTTCGCCGTCGGTCTGTTGACCCTCGCCGCCGCCTTGGTTCCAGCCACCGGCATCCAGGCCGCCAGCGACCCGGCGCCGGTGTTCCGCATCATGAGCGACGATGAGATCGCCGCGCACTCCACGGTGATGCAGAACCTGCACGGCCAGGCGCGCGAGGAATATCGCAACGCCCAGTACGCACAACTCCGGCAGCGGGCGTTGGACAACGGCTACCGCATGCCGGCGGACCCGCCATGGCTGGCGCAGGCGGCACAGACCGCGGCCCCTGCCGGGCCCGGCACCGCGGCCGACAGTGCCGCAAGCGAGGCCGCCGCCCGCCACGCGGCAATGCGCGAGAAACTGGACGCACGCCGCGACCCACAGCGTGCGATATCCGGGGACGACCTGGCACGGCTGCAGCAGGCCATCGGTGCCCAGCAGGTGCCCGAAGCGCAGCCCCAGAACCCGCCGGCCGAGAGCGCACAACCGGCAGCACCGGCAATGCCCGCAGCGGTCGAACCGCAGGCGGCTGCCGAGGTGGGCAGCACCCCGCTCGAGCCCGCAACACCGGAGCCTGCGGCTGCGCCCGAGGTGGCGGTAGAGGCCGTCGAGGGCGCGCAGCCGGCGGAACCCGCATCGCAACCGGCCACCGTCGAGCCCCCCGCCCCGCCGCCGGCGACCGCCGAAACGCGTTTCGTGCCCGCCGAAGAGCTCGCGGAACTGCCGGAACAGGCACCACCGCCGCCCGCGACGCCCACCCCCCCTGAAGCGCCAGCCGCGCCAGCGGCCCCGGAAATGCCGGAGCGGGCGAGCGCCGGCATCGAGGCAGCGGGACCGGCGGAGGGCGGCGAAACGGTCGAGCAGTATCGCGCATCGATGCGCGCGCGTTTCGACGAATACATGCAGGAGCGCCAGGCGCGGCACGACGATATGATGCGCCGCCAGCGCGAACAGCTCGAGGCCAATATGGAGCAGTCGCGCGCCAAGGCGAACCGCATGCCCCCGCAACCCTACCCCTATCCGGGGATGCCGGCCTACGGACCGCGCTACCCGGCCGCGTTCCCGGGATACCGGACGCCTTACTGGCAGCAGTGATCGCGGGACGCCTGATGCGGGTCAGTCGACGGCCTGCATCAGGCGCTCGATACGTCCGACGTAGTGGCGTGTCTCGTTCGGCGCAAAGGGTGCGACCTGCGACCATTTGCGCACTTCACCCTGTTTGCTGGTCGCACGTCGATAGGCCTTGAGTACATTGCCATGGCCGGCGTTGTAGCTGCCGAACGCGAATCTCAGGCGCTCCTGGATCGGGATGTCGTGACGGCGCCACTTCCTGTAGAGCTGGCGATCGTAGAAGATGCCTGCGGCGATGTTCCAGCGCGGATCATCGATCTCGGCGATGAACGGGATCTGGTTTTTGATCTCGTCGTAGGTGTTCGGCAGGATCTGCATGATGCCGCGCGCGCCCATCGGGCTGCTGGCATCCGGATTCAGCCCGGATTCGGCGATCGCCTGCGCCTTGAACCAATGCCAATCGAAATGCGCACCGAAATAGTGTTTGGTGTATTTGCGAAACAGCGGATCGAACTCGTCGGTCCAGTGGTCGTCCTTGACCGCCTGCCCGACGCTGGCAACCGCCAGTGCCGGCAGCAAAGCGGCGAGCAGCCATAGGACGGCGCGCGGCATCGGTCAGTTCAGTCCGAGCCCGATCACCAGGCCCATCGCGGTGCCGATACCGATGAAGATCCCCATGATCATCATCCCAACCGCGAGATTTCCCTGAGCGAGCTGTTCCGGAATACTGAAATTGACGATATGACTGAACACCTTGCATCCGAGCCACATGAACAGCAAGGTCAGGAATCCCCCCATGCAGGCATACAGGATGTTCAGCACCAGGGGATCGATCGCATCAGTCATTCCGGTCTCCGTAAGCAGGTGGTGCGCCGCGGGCCGGCGCGTGGGTGCAAGCATACGAACCCGAACCGGCACACTCAACCGGCAACGTCGGCGCTGCCCACAGGCGCCGTGCAAAACACTCAAGACTGGCCGCGCGCCTCGCGGATGCGTTCGTATGCCTGGCGAATCTCGTGGGTCTTTTGCGCCGCGACCTTCATCATCTCTTCCGGCAGGCCCTTGGATACCAGCTTGTCGGGATGATGCTGGCTCAGGAGGCGACGATAGGCGCGCTTGATCGCTGCGTCATCGGCATTGCGCTCGACCCCCAGGACACGGTAGGCATCATCGAGACTCGGGCGCGCTGGGGTAGCAGTGCGCTGTCTGCCGGCACCCGCTCGGCCGCCGGCAAAGCCGCGTTCCCCATCGACCATGCGTTGCAGACGGCGGTAATCCAGTTCGGACACGCCGAGGCGCGCGCACACCTGCAACAGCAGCCGGTCCTCACTGGGATCCATACGTCCGTCGGCGTACGCGGCCTGCAGTTGGATCTCGATGAACATGCCGATCAGGGTGCTGCGTCCATGGCATTCACGGCGAAACTGATCGAGCACGCCGTCGAGGTCGAAGTCCGGTGACTTCCCCTGTTGAAACAGCTTGATCGCGGCATCGCGCTTGGCCGCATCCAGCGCCATCTGCGCCATGATCGACTCGGCCATGCGAATCTCTTCCGGGCTGACCCGGCCGTCGGCCTTGGCGACCCGCCCCATCACCGCGAAGGTCGCGACGAAAAACGCGGTCTGCACCCGTTCCCTGTCGCCTGCCTCGAAGCCACCGGCGTGCGGTAGCGCCTTCAGTCCCTTGTCGAAGTTGTGTCCCAGCGCGACGCCCAGCAGCGCGCCCAGCGGGCCTCCCAACATGAAGCCAAAGGCACCACCGACCAGTTTCCCCCACCAGCTCATCGCATGCCTCTCCAGCCGCCGGTCGCCCACGGTTCACTTGCCATGCAGATACTCCTCGTCGCGAAACGAACCGACCCATTGCGGCTTGAACCCGACCATGATCGATATCAGCCAACCGTTCAATACGGCCTCGGGGAAGAACATCAGCGGCAGAAACAGCAGGTAGGTATCACCGAGTTGCTGCATCGTGTAGGCACCGGACTGCAGCAACAGCCCGGTTGCGGTCAACGCCACCATCAAAGAGATCGCGCCGCCGGCGAAGAACGCATTGATGAACACGTAGATGAAGTAGTGTTTTGGCAGATAGGCACGCGCCAAGCCGAGTACGCTCTGCGTCAGCACCGCCGGCAGCATGATGAACACCAGCACCGACGGCGCGAATCCCGCCCAGTCGTTGAGACCGACCAGGGTGGTCCCAAACAGCGCAAGCATGCCGGCCAGCACCGCGAGCGACCAGCCGAACATCAGGGTCAGGGTCACCATTGCTGAGAGATGCCAGGTGAAACCGGGCTGGATCTCGGTACGCAACGCCCAGAGCAGCAACACGCCGACTGCAGAGCCGAGCCACACGTTCAGCTGTGCCGGATCGCGCAATCGGCCCCAATCGGCCCAGCGCAGTGCGCGGCTCGTCAGCCAGGCGACCGATACCGCGAAAAACCACAACCAGGACGTAGGGAAAAGTTCGCCGGAAAATTCCATAAGCCTCGACTGGAACCGCAAATTCAGGAGTGTAACCGATGCTGTATCGCCGCCTCCCGGGCACCGACCTCGAAGTCAGCGCTGTCTGTCTGGGCACCATGACGTTCGGGGAACAAAACACCGAGGCGCAGGCGTTTGCCCAGCTCGACATGGCGCTCGATGCCGGCGTGAACTTCATCGATACCGCCGAGATGTATGCCGTTCCGCCACGGCCCGAGACGATGGGTAGCACCGAAACCATCATCGGGCGCTGGCTGAGGGAGCGCGGCTGCCGCGACCGCGTGGTGATCGCGACCAAGGTCGCGGGGCCCGGCCGCGACTGGCTGCCGTATATCCGCGGCGGCAACAATCACCTCGATCGGGCCAATATTCACGCGGCGGTCGACGCCAGCCTGAAGCGCCTGCAGACCGATGTCATTGACCTTTATCAGTTGCACTGGCCTGAACGCGAGGCGAACCGCTTCGGGCAACTCGGATATGTTCCCGCCGAGGAAGCCGATATCGTGCCCCTGGAGGAGACGTTGGGTGCGCT comes from the Chromatiaceae bacterium genome and includes:
- a CDS encoding transglycosylase SLT domain-containing protein is translated as MLAALLPALAVASVGQAVKDDHWTDEFDPLFRKYTKHYFGAHFDWHWFKAQAIAESGLNPDASSPMGARGIMQILPNTYDEIKNQIPFIAEIDDPRWNIAAGIFYDRQLYRKWRRHDIPIQERLRFAFGSYNAGHGNVLKAYRRATSKQGEVRKWSQVAPFAPNETRHYVGRIERLMQAVD
- a CDS encoding DUF350 domain-containing protein; this encodes MLTETGMTDAIDPLVLNILYACMGGFLTLLFMWLGCKVFSHIVNFSIPEQLAQGNLAVGMMIMGIFIGIGTAMGLVIGLGLN
- the djlA gene encoding co-chaperone DjlA; this encodes MSWWGKLVGGAFGFMLGGPLGALLGVALGHNFDKGLKALPHAGGFEAGDRERVQTAFFVATFAVMGRVAKADGRVSPEEIRMAESIMAQMALDAAKRDAAIKLFQQGKSPDFDLDGVLDQFRRECHGRSTLIGMFIEIQLQAAYADGRMDPSEDRLLLQVCARLGVSELDYRRLQRMVDGERGFAGGRAGAGRQRTATPARPSLDDAYRVLGVERNADDAAIKRAYRRLLSQHHPDKLVSKGLPEEMMKVAAQKTHEIRQAYERIREARGQS
- a CDS encoding molecular chaperone DnaJ, with translation MEFSGELFPTSWLWFFAVSVAWLTSRALRWADWGRLRDPAQLNVWLGSAVGVLLLWALRTEIQPGFTWHLSAMVTLTLMFGWSLAVLAGMLALFGTTLVGLNDWAGFAPSVLVFIMLPAVLTQSVLGLARAYLPKHYFIYVFINAFFAGGAISLMVALTATGLLLQSGAYTMQQLGDTYLLFLPLMFFPEAVLNGWLISIMVGFKPQWVGSFRDEEYLHGK